GTGGGCTCCCTGCATCCTCCCCGCGAAGGATGCTGGAGGACCTGGAGTGGCTCTGCCACCCCTGCTCAGTCACAACCACAAGCTTGGTTGTGACACCAAGGTCCCAGGCAGAGCtcagggaggaggtgatggagggTCCACCTGGACCATCGTGCTGGCAGTTAGAGCTCCATCCcacagggagggatggagctggggtgGTGCCCAGCAGATGGGCAGGACCATCATGCCACCAGCCCAGGGGCCAGCAGCACAGGCCGGAGAGAACTGCCAGAAACAGCCTCTCCAAACAGACAGGAAGAGACAAGAAGAAGCTGCCAGGGATGAGGCTGGAGAAGCAAAGCCAGTACCTTTAGTGGGGTTCCTGGCCTTGCCCCGGCCCACCGTCAAGCTCTCTGCTATGTACTGGTGATCCGTCTCCAAGTTCAGCTTCCTCTTCACCTGTAAGGAACGAGGCTCCTCAGAGGGGTGGCCTCCACCACACGGTCCCCACTGCCCCCTCGGCGCTGGTGACAGCGGGTGGCTGCGAGGAACCCCCGAGGGACCCCCCAGGGCCACAGCGACGCGGGGCACCAAAGCCCCAGCTCCCGGCAGGAAGGGGTTGACAGAAGCGGCTCCCTGGCAGGCGACACGGGGGAGTTGGCCCAGCTGCGGGGAGCGCCCCAAAGCAGGCGGGGGCCACAGCAAGGGGAGGCGAAGCTCGGCCCAGCGCTGGGCGTGCGGCTTCCGCAGtggcagctggggaagggctgcgCTTGGCAGGTGTGCGGCGTGGCACGGCCTGGCCGGGCCAGCGTGGTATGGCACGGCACAGCCTGATATGGCTCGTAGAGCATGGTATGGCACGGCACAGCGTGGCATGGCTCGTATAGCATGGTATAGCACGGCCCAGAAAAGAGCATGGCAGGGTTTAGCAGGTCATGGCACAGCCCAGCccggagcagagcagggagtgGTATAGCAGGGCCTGGCACAGCACAACCTGGCATGGCATGGAGGCCGACCCAGTATAGCACGGCCTGGTATATCACCCAGTCCAGTACAATGCATAGTGCAGTATAGTGCACAGCCCCGTGCAGCATAATTTACAGCCCAGTATAATGGACGGCCCAGTATAACGCACAGATTGATGGAGTTTCATGGACAGAGTGACCCAATATAATAATTTACAGCCCAGTATAGTGCACAGACTGGTCCAGGATAATGCACAGAGCGACCCAGTATAATAAATGGCCGGGTCAAGTACCATTTACAGCCCAGTATAGCACACAGAGCGACCCAGTACAATACATGGCCAGGTCCAGTACCACTTACAGCCCAGTATAATGCACAGAGCGACCCAGTATGATATACGGCAGGGTCCTATATGATGCACAGCCCAGTATAAAGCACAGATCGGTCCAGTATAACGCACGGAGCGACCCAGTATGATACTTGGCCAGGTCCAGTAGCATTTACAGCCCAGTATAATGCACGGAGCGACCCAGTATGATACATGGCCGGGTCCTACATGATGCACAGCCCAGTATAAGGCCCAGATGGGTCCAGTTAAGCGCACAGAGTGACCCAGTATGATACTTGGCCAGGTCCAGTAGCATTTACAGCCCAGTATAACGCACGGAGCGACCCAGTATGATACGTGGCCGGGTCCTACATGATGCACAGCCCAGTATAAGGCCCAGATGGGTCCAGTTAAGCGCACAGAGCGACCCAGCCCAGCTTGGAGCCCGgtcccccgcccccgccccgcggtTACCGGCGGGCGGCCGAGCGCGGGCCGTCTGGCGGCGGCCCCGGAGCGTTCCGGTTGCGGCGTGGCGAAGAGCAAGAGCTCGGCGTCGTGCTCGGCGCCTCCCGCGGGCTcctcggcggcggcggcggcggagacGATGAGGAGGCGCGGGGAGGCGCTGCCCAGCAGCGCCGCCagccccgccgcgccgcccgccgccatgGCTCACATGGCCACCGGGACGACGGCGGGCGgcgaggagggcagggaggaagcGGGGCTGCGGCccatggcggcggcggggaggaggaggaggagagggggagggggaggccGGGCGGCTCCGTTCCCCGCTCGGGTTCCGCCGCGGCGGCGGCTCCTTCTCTCTCGGTCTCCCGCGCGCGCGCTTTGCGCGCGCCTTTGCGCGCCAAATCCTTTTTGCCGCGAAAGCGCcgcgcgccgcccccgccgcctccccatTGGCTGGAGCGCGAGGCCCCGCGGCTCCTCATTGGCCGGCGATGAGCAGCGACCAATCAGCGGGCGGCAGGGGCTgcggaggggggtggggggggcggccgccccccccacccccctccgcAGCCCCTGCCGCCCCCGGGATTCCTGGGCGCACAAAGGATGCgagaaggaagaaagcagatgAATCCCGTCTCCCGCACAGCTGCAGCCTCCTCCGGGCCTCGCCAAGGAGTGGGGTGCGCCCAGGGTGCTCTGCAAAATGTCCCGTCTCCAAAGCCCGCTCGGGATGGGGAAGGGTATTCGCTTTGTACCCCAGCGATTTGCTGTGattccaggttggaaaagacccaccggatcatcgagtccagccattgccatcaaacgctaaaccatgtccctcagcacctcgtccacccatcccttaaacccctccagggaaggggactcaaccccctccctgggcagcctctgccagtgcccaatgaccctttccattaaatattttttcctaatgtccagcctaaacctcccctggtggagcttgaggccattccctcttgtcctgtcccctctcacttgggaaaagagcccagctccctcctctccacaacctcctttcaggtagttgtagataggaacagttgggcttgatgatctaaAAGGCCTTttcaaacctggtgattctaatcATGGATTTTGTGTGGGCTCTGGGTGCCTTGCATGCTGGGCAGACTCAGGCCAAGGGGTGTCTGCTGGTCCTTGCACTGATGACGCTGCAGACTGGGCCAGAGCTGGTATCTATGCTGCAAAATCATCTCCTGTCTGTGAGaacaggcaggagagcaggtAGGGAGCAAACCTGCATCCCTGTGCTCGCAGATGAATCCTGTCTCCTGCACAGCTGCAGCCTCCTGGCCTCACCAGCCTTGCCTAGGAGTGATGTGCTCCCAAGACGAGCTGTCTGGCAGATGCTGTGCAAAGATAAAGTCCTGTCTCCACAGCCCCGCTTGGGACGGGGAAGTTTGTTCACTTTGTACGCCACCAGTCACCAGGTTCAGGTGAGTTCTGGCTGCCTTGCACACTGGGCAGACTCAGGCCAAGGGGTGTTTGTTGGTCCTTGTATGGAAAGAGAAGGTGCAGacagggctggagctggtgcCTGTGCTGCAAAATCATCTCTTGGCAGTGGGAACGGGCAAGAGAGCTGGCAGGGTGCAAAGCTGCATCCCTGTGCTCATTTAACCTCCGCACATAGATGTCATAGAAGCATATTTGCATCCTTGTGTCCGTAGCGTGGTTCCGCTGAAAGCCTCGCCCATCTGCACTGTGCTGTCGCACTGGAACAACTGTGGTGCATAAGGGTAACTTCCCTGAGCTCTCCTGACAAGGCTCCTGTTCCCAGTGCTCTGGTTCAGGTGACAGCGAGCTGGCAGTGCGGCACCCACAGAGGGACAGGCAGCCTGGGAAAGCCCAGACCCTCCAGACTCCTGCTATCCCACCCTTGCCGCTCTCCACCTCCATCACCTCAGCCATTGCCTTTGGAAACCAAAGGGATTTTCTTATAGCACAAATAGAAGAACTAAAGCTTGCTTGCAGCAGGAGCACCACTGGTTTGGGTGTCTTCTCTTGGATTCCACTCCCAAAAGCCTGGAACTGCTTGTTCCCTCGCATCTTGTCACAGAAGACGCCAGCAGTTCTTCTACCAGGACATTGGGTCAGCTACTCTCTTGGCTGCTGGGAACAACACCTTCAGCAgggttttctcctcctctcacaCAGTGGCATCTATTATTAGAGCTCACATTGATCCGTAGAGCCTTCCAgtagaagggaaaggagcaaGGGGCCCACTCCCCACTCTGCTCTTCACACACAAACAGGGCAATCACGTTCCAGCCTCTGTAAGACAGAGGAGGACAAACACAGGCTTTCCACATCAGTTGCTAAAAGCCACCCTGATGAGACTCTTCTTTCACGACAGGCCTGTGGAGGAATGGAGAGGCTAAAGCGTTTCTCTCCTTGAACCACTGGTACGTTGTGCAAATACCCTGGGAGTCATCAAGCAGAATAAATCATTTGGGAAGAAGCCCCTTGATGTTGCCCCTGCTTTAGATTTTACCTGGATTTAGTAACCCGAACCAGTTCAAGTTCACTTCTCGGCAGGTTCAGAGTATGGCCAGCAGCACTGCGAACCCAAAAGGCAGGTGAAGCGTCAGAGCAAAACCTGTAGCTCACTCACAGCTTCACTTGGAATGGGAGAAGGGCTCAGGCACAGTAGGATGATTTGAGGTGGTGTGGGGGCAACCCTTTAAGATAGGGACTGACATCAGTTTGGAGGCATTAATTTGGCTTCCCCCTGGCCTGGATGCTGGTATTCCAGGTTTTGTCTTACAGCTACATAGTGCTCCCCTCACAGAGGGACCCTCTCTTGCTGAAGACCAGGACCTGCCCACGTCACAGGTAGCCCTTCATACAGAGACTGCTTTATCTCCACTACCACAGCATATTCCCTTTGCAGCTCGTACCTGAGAAGAGGCAGCAAAATCATCTATGTACATACTTTTTTGTCCAGCTACTTGTGTATGTCCTGATTTTGTTTAGCTAATGGGTTCAGACTAGTGTCCAGTGCCTTGTacctctgccctgctctggcAGACGGTCCCACCACCAGCTTTCTGCTCTGAAGAGGAATATTTGGGCAAGGACCAAGCAGACAGACAGAAGCCAGACTCCACGTGCATTCCTGGTGGTTCCACGGCACCAGGGAGCAGTCTGTCCTGTAACTGTCACCCCAGGAATACCCAGCGGGACAGACAGACTCTTCACTAGCACAGTGCAAGAGCTGGTCACCCACTTTCCCATTTACACTGTGTCTGAGTGTGCCCAGTTTGTACACACCATGACCCCCCCAGCCTCGCCCCCAATCTGACGATACAACCACACTAAATGAGCCCAACAGCGACAGCACCGGAAAGTTCatgcttcaaaagaaaaacccagCCACCCCAGTTTGTCCTTGCAGGGAGGATCCGAGCCAGCCAGCCTTGATGTAGGTAAATGTGGTGGTGTGGTCCAAGTTGCCTCCAAGCTGGTAACGTGAGGGCACAACCGATGCCAAAAACGCACTCTGTGCATGACTTTTCTGCATATGGGATGAGTAACATGCAGTAATTAAGCATTACTGAATTTATTTCAGATTAATAATGAtgacagtaacaaaaaaaaagacaaaaaattagatttttattattcctATAGAAAGCACAGTATTATATTGAAGGAGTGATTACACAGCAATAATCTGCACAGGGGGTTGGCAGAAAGTCTCTGATCGATGTACAACACGGACCATGCAAGAAGTCAACTCATAGTGGACAGAGCGATTTCTACAACCCACTGCCACCTCTTCCACATGTTTTAAACCCAAACCCTGAGATATTCCTACAAGCATCCAGATTACAAGTTACCTGAGTTTATGTTTCTTCTATGCTGTCAGAAAATCAGGGCCTGGATTACAAGGCAATTATGaacataaaaccaaaagcatAAGTAATATTAACTTGTATTAGAgagcatttattttgtttttccctctcctcatcACCAGCCTCATGAGGaaacaaggcaaataaaaatgctgctATGTGAACAAAAAGTTACCTCTTCCAACAATCTGGTATGAACACACAGGTTGAAAACTCAAGATTAGCACCCCTAAAATATTAACAGTGGCAGCCAGACATTGCGCTGGACACATTATGCcttgttttctctcctcccttatCTGCTGGATTTCAAAACCAGCATCAGAGAACCGAACACGTTCTGCTCAGGTTGGCACGATCTGGGAAGACAAACACAACCTGACAAATAGGAACCAGCACATGGCTCTGGGTGTTATCCAAAGGTCGAATTTGTGCTGAGGCGGTGAAAAGGAGTTGGAGTCACAGCAGTTTCTCCTGTGGGAGGGTATCTGCCAGGGATTCTGGTTACTCTGCCAGTACCAGCCATCCAAGACTGCTCCCACCTGCAGAGCTTGGTGTGCCCAGGGGTCACAGGGGTCCCAATGGGTGGCTGGTTTTGATCTGCTTCAGCATCCAGAGATCACCCCTGTGCCTCACCCCCACCCAGCTTGGTTTAAAGCAGAGCTGGAACTCTACCAGGGCAAGAAAATCTCACAACACTAATACTGAATCCGTTCTGCAGCCCCTGCCTCCCAACTCTGCTGTCTGGAGCAGGACTGGTTACTGCCCAGACACACGGAGGGTGATGGGACAAAGCCCATTGCCACTCCGCAAACGCAGGCTCACCCCTTacggcagccacaacttccacAAACACTCCTCTGGGGCACTAATTGGACAAGCACAAGGTTTGCCTTTGGAATTACCCTCCCCTGAACTGAAAGGATCAAACGCAGCATAGAAAACCTCCCCTAACCCAAATGTCATGCAGCCATTTAATTGTCACCTTTGTTAAATAATGCAATTGTCCCAGAAACGGTTCCTCGGCCACCCTGACAGCCAACACTGCCAAGCAAGCTGCCCTCCAAAGGGAGGGGAAGCACACTGTGCATGCTAGGGCAGCATGCAGCGGCAGTAAATAACCCCGAGCTTGCTTTGTTCCTTCATAAACTGAATGATTAATAGCTCAGCATCACCACTCTGCTCTTCAAGGCTTGCTGAAAACTTTTGATCAGTTTGATTCATTAACCTTTAAAACTGCCTCCAAAAGAGGCTTAAAATCTGGAGGAgcatcattttaaaatgaacacTTCCAGAATTCCTAATTTTTGACAAACCTCTAATTTTTGACACTCGTCACCCACATCTCCCAGTCAGGTGTCAAGGAAGAAAtaacaagggaaaataaagctgaTGTAGACAAACAAACCCAAGTTCATCTTAAAATTCAAACCCACTCAGGGCTGGTGGGGAGAGAGAATGGCACTTATTTGTGATTCTTAAGCATTTGGCCGATTCGCAGGTGGCTTCCCAACTGCCTCTTTATTTCCTTTGGTTTTAATGCtaataaaaaagaacacaaacagGGACTCAATTCCCCAACACAATGCgctgggggagggcagggagtgTTAACTTATGTATCCAAAAAGTCTGACTCAGACAAATTACTTCTAGTTCACTTCCTTACTACACGCCTGCATTGTTCCAGCACCTCGGCAGCATAAGGGGTTCATCCCCAGCTATCTGGTCACAGGAACAGCAATGCGGGACTGGTGCCGTTAAAAAACTGTTCCAATTACTTCCCTGGGGAAAGTGGTGACTTGCAGCTTAACgtcctgccctggcacagcgGGAAAGCCAACCGTCCCCTAACGCGTGGTTAATGGCTGCGGCTACATGGATCCCACTCTCGGGACGAGTGCAGTTTGTCTTCCAGGGACGGCAGCTGGTTCCTGGATCAAAGTACAGATGGTCTGAGGCTCGGGCACAATTTGCTTTGAAAGCAAGGATGGTGAGAGACTCCCAAGAGGAAAAGGGTGTTTTGAAGCAAGGATGACTGGTGGACAGGTTGATCCTGGAAACTTAGTTTTGCcatctgtactcagcactggtgaggttgcacctcAAATAtcgtgttcagttttgggcccctcactacaaggacactgaggtcctggagcgcgtccagagaacGGGAACAgagttggagaacaagtcttacaaggagtgggtgagggagctggggttgtttagcctggagaagaggaggctgaggggacaccttatCACTGCTCACAACTGCCTacaaggaggttgtggagaggtgggtgttggtctcttctcccaagtgacaggggacagggcaagagagaatggcctcatgCCACAGCATGTTAAGattggacatttggaaaaacTTCATCACCAAAAGGGTTACCAAGCACTGgaaccggctgcccagggaggtgactgaGTCACTATCTCTGGAAgcgtttaaaagatgggtagatgaagtgcttagggatatggtttagtagtggataggtatggttgggcttgatgatcttaaaggccttttccaacctagtgattctatgatctagagGACAGCGATATTCCAGCAACACAGGAAGTCCCCTTCACGTGGCCAGGGAAGTGCTTCACAAGCAGCCACGTGGCTGCAGTGGTAGAAttacaagcagaagaaaattatttcgcCTCTAAGGGAATCACAAGCCTTTCTCAGAGAAAGGAATGCCAGCTATAAATTAAAAAGGTTAAAAACTTCTCACAGGGCTCACATAACTAGCCTGCACCATTTTCTACTATATTAATTATAGATGGTCAGGGTCTTGCAAGTCTAATAGCGCTCAAGAAAAACTGCAAGCCATGTCTGGAAGGGTTTTCTGAAGTTCTATCAAAGCCTGTAGGAATTCAGCCTTATTGGCAGAATATTAAGATTCTTAAATGGAACAATATTGAGGCTTCTGACTTAAGCGTGCTGCACTTGCACTGCTTCAGCTGTCCTGTGGTGCAAATAAAGATACAAAGTCTGTAAAGAAATCAGACCCCACCTGtaacttcagtgttttttcctgTACTTGAATCCTTAGGCTCATCTAcaccaaacaaaatatttaactacaaatcaaaaaaacccagttcctAACTTCTATGGCTTTCCTGGGGTCTGTCTGCTTAAACACTGAGTGGTGTTCAAATTCAAGTGTCCAGCACAGACCACAATAGCTGGTGATGTTAAAAGTTGAAGGTACCAATAGCAGTTATTGCAGCAATATCTTGTCTGATGAGCACGTCATGGACTTGCATCGGATGAGCACAAAGAAGCTTCCGCCTCCACAGTCAGATTCAGCATTAGGTTCAGTTTGGATTCTGTTCCTACTTGACCTGAAACACTCAGGATGCGGTTCAATCTCAAATAACACAGCACCAGACTACCACAAGTCCTTTAATTCTCTCTCTTGCTGACAGAGAGAGTGGATGACTAAAGAGCAAAGCAGCACTCAGAAGATGTAGAAGAGCAGCAAAAGAGCTTAGGAGGACAACGACAAATGACTTAAGAAATCTTGAGGTTTTCTGCTCAGAAGATACCTGAATTTAAATGTAGTGTTTTGTTCGTATCATTAAATATGACAAACTGCTAGAGCCTGGAGCATAGAGAGGCTACAAAAGGTGACgaacagcagcaacagaatAATGAAATGACAAGGTcaagaccttatagtggccttccactACCTGatgggggctacaagaaagcagcGGAGGGACTCTTTACATAGGCAGGCAGTGTTAGaacaagggagaatggttttaaattggaagggggaacatttagattagacatttggaagaaattcttcatgatgagaatggtgaggccctggcccaggttgcccagagcagtggtggctgccccatccctggaggtgttccaggccaagctggatggggcttggagcaaccggatccattaggaggtgtccctgctcatcacagggagtggaactggatgggctttgaggttccttccaacaaaaatcattttatgattccaaatcaggagagaaaagcagatggGTACAGAGAGAACTAACCTGTTTTAAACAGGAGATAAAAAAGAAGCAACTAAAATCATCTTGATGGATAAGGGAAGGATTAGCACAGGGTGCTTAGTGAAtctcttgtgacatcaccaCATAAAACCTGTGTTttaggaattattttaaatgtacatCATTAAGTAAATAGTGTAGTGTTACACAGCAGTGTAAGTGCTTTGTGCTATTAACAGTTTGATTTTATCAATGTTAAAGcagtttttgttctttctcaACTCTCCAGTCTGTCTCCTGTTAAAGTCCAGTGCGAGCTGCACTGTTCCTGGGGCCTAGCAGTGtgtttttaagaggaaaattcACTCATATATTCATTCATGGCCTCAACATGGCTCAGCACAAACTACACGTACCTTCAAGTTTGATTACAGCAAACACATGCCACTGCTGTGGAGGGCGGATTCTGGAGCTAAGAGAAACCCATGTGCTTATCTTCCACCAAAACATAAGTGCTTGCTAAAAGTGTTGTTTGCTTCTACGTATAAAGCACCCAGCGTGATATCTGAGGGCGTGCGATGCGCCTCAGCCTGTTTCCACAGGAGCCCGAGTTGCGTAACTGTTTTTGGTATTCAGTtcaagcagcttttaaaaagtctACAAACAAGTTTAAAATGATTACAGGGTATTAATTAGCACACTCTGCAGAGGGACAGATTCAGCCCAAGCACCTGAAAGAAACCACGCAAAACCAGTCCTTCCAAGCCCAATTTACCAGGTTTTCACCAGTCTTACCAGTCTTGTTCTCAAGCATTTCATTGTCTCCCTGAGGGGAAACTGCAGAGAAACTCTCTTACGTAGCACACAACTGTCCTTGcaatagtttaaatgagatttcCAGTCATCCACAGGAATCAAGACATTACATCCCTGCGTTCAGACCTGAGCTGGTCCCCATTCCCATCACACCACAGTGAGCATAGCAGCACAGAAAAACGCTTTTGCCTTATGAGCATACAGTCAACCCCTACAACACTCTTACAAGATTAGACACGCTCTCCATTCATTGTCAGGCTGTCATTTTGTCAGTATATTTagtttctttaataaataaaaccacacaCATGCATGGAAAATAAGGCCTCTCTTAAAAAAAGACTTACTTCAACTCATTCCCAAGGAATCCTCTCACTGAGGACTGCAACAAGTTTCTGTGGGGTATTTGCTTGCTCTGCACAGAGCCAAGACTTATCATTTTGCCCAGGACACAAGAAGTAACCGTGCTCGATAgatgttaatttaaaaatcaccaGTCAGGAGCCACAGAAGAACctcttccctcagctgctggaAGGTACCATCTCATTCGAAGGTGTTTTACAATGAACCACCTACTTGCTGTCTGTCCTCTTGTTGTAAATGAGAAAGTCAGAAACATCATGCCATACGTTACTGTCATCGTACAGGTAGGTCATGGAGGACtgcagagaaggctgcagggttTCCCGGTGGTATTCAAAGAGCCACAGAACTATCCCCCATATCAGGGCAGCAACGAGCGGAAAGGGATCCTGCTTTGGCTGTGGGACGTAGCCCTTTTCCACCGCCAGCCGAGACAAGCCGAACAGGATACGGGACAGCAGGTACATAATAATCTGCatggagagaaaaatcaaagaacaTTAGGTAAATCACCTGACCAGATGCAGCAGCCAAGTTAAGTGATTTAGAAGCCTTAAGACAGGTAAGAGGCGtgaaaattatttacataaCTTGACAGCGAACAGGCTGCAGGGTCACATAATGAGCAGCCTTTATAACTGGagatcacagaatgatttgggttgaaagagacctttaCAGGTAATCCCATCCACCCCCCTGCTGGACCAGGGACATACtcaactcaatcaggttgctcagagccccatccagactgacctggaatgtttccagggatgaggcctccctccctgggtaacctgtgccagtgtttcaccacccttatTGTCAAAAAATTCTCCCTTATATCCAGTGTAAATCTCctctcccttagtttaaaaccgttacccTTTGTCTTGTCACAACACACCTTGCTAAaaagtccatccccagcttcccttgagcccctttcagtcctggaagctgctctaaggtctccctgaagccttctcctctccaagctgaacaaccccaactctctcagccagtgCTTTCCCCAGGTCCTCAAAGCCCTGCTTCTCTGCTCGTGTTCCAATGTAGCAATCGATAAGTTACTCTTGATGCAACATCTCTTTGCAGTTGCAAAACTTTTATCTTTGCTCAGTTAATACTGCCTCCAATGCTGCTGCTGACGGAATCGTCCCAGAGTGGCCCTGCTCACCTGGCAAGCAGATACAGACTCGGTAGACTGGACACATCCTAAAACCAGACTGAAGGCATGTTCTCACAGAGGACCGCATAAGAAAAACACCTGTGATGAaactgcagctgtgttttaCTGACTCATTCATCTGTAACTGTGACTTAACCGCCAAACCTGAGCAGCTTTCATCAGTTTAACCAGTTCAGGTCTGTGTAGCTCAGAAACTGACTGTGCTCTGCACTCAGTGTTCCAGCTACAGGCTTTAGTCACTTACCACAGCCCAGACGACACCACGGGTAACCCAACGCCTTTGGATTGCTTGCCTACCTGCCTTTCTCAGCACACAGCGCAGCTCTGAGGCTAAAGCTGGGCTCCTAGCTCTCACACTGAACACACTGCTCACAGACGTGTGTAACCACCTCTAGCACTTGAGTGCAGCACAGCCAGAAACAGAACTTGCGTGCGTGTAAAGAAATATGATAAAAGAGTAAAGCGACATGGTAAGAACTACAGCACTGTGCCAGGCTACACCAACCGTTTCCTGGCACACAGTCACCTGCCAGTTGGGTTTTCTGACACAGAAACTTTAAACAAGTGCATTTACCTGGCTGTTGATGGGATTGTTCTCGCCGAACACTAGCCAGCCTCCAATGCAGGCTGCAAAGAAAGAgtgaaatggaatttttttcccctgtagttGGGCCTGCAACGCCATCAGCCCCTTGTAGGTAAACACAAAACACGCCAGGTTCCGGGAATGAGTGTACGTAGCCTGAGCAATCGATTTCAATTTCTCTTTTAAgctgaggaaaagaagcagacaattagaaaaggaaaaacgcAGAACTGTGGCTGTCGCTCAGCCTGGACACTCTGGCCCTCTGGCCTGCCCATCTACACTGACCACTTGCTCAGCCCACAGAACAGGTACTTTGTGAGGGATGACAAACCCCTTGATGCCCAGCTCCCCTGAATACATTCAACTGCTCCGCTTAGACCGCAGGCTGTGCTTCTCTTCAATTCTATCAATTGCCAAGGaggcttattttatttttcattaccaTTAATTTTTTGCCTAAGTGCCAACCTCTAGC
The DNA window shown above is from Phaenicophaeus curvirostris isolate KB17595 chromosome 18, BPBGC_Pcur_1.0, whole genome shotgun sequence and carries:
- the PXMP4 gene encoding peroxisomal membrane protein 4; protein product: MAGGADSLRALLRAANALLRQRRYRAALAVIKGFRNGAVYGAKIRAPHALVMTFLFKSGSLKEKLKSIAQATYTHSRNLACFVFTYKGLMALQAQLQGKKIPFHSFFAACIGGWLVFGENNPINSQIIMYLLSRILFGLSRLAVEKGYVPQPKQDPFPLVAALIWGIVLWLFEYHRETLQPSLQSSMTYLYDDSNVWHDVSDFLIYNKRTDSK